The Populus nigra chromosome 19, ddPopNigr1.1, whole genome shotgun sequence genome includes a window with the following:
- the LOC133679188 gene encoding cytochrome P450 705A5-like — MTVIQYFLAFFVLWFITIFLQYIFKRTGKKPAGYCPPPSPPTLPLIGHLHLLTPVAYKGFHALNNKYGPLLYLRLVTYPAVLVSSAPVATEIFRAQDVHFASRIKSPFEDNLLFGSSTSFFNAPYGDYWKFMKKICMTELLGTSQMKKLKNVRREEVVRFLSKMLEMGQKNEGADLSAEVLTLANNSTCRMIMSARCSGEDNQADKCRELVSESFDLAAKLAVCNLFGPLKRIGIWFLRKKIADVPRRYDELFEKVMVEHEEKAKREGPHMENKDLMDILLEVYHDKNAEMRITRKQMKTFFLDLFTGGTSTTADAILWILGELVNHPAAFKKLREEIDSVVGTERLVDEADIPNLPYFQACVKEAMRLHPPVPLFDRVCREDCKLAGYDIPKGITMIMNAYSIMRDPKIWDNPNDFIPERFLKEEENTEGQNLQVYVPFGGGRRMCPGTNMSSSLINGSVTAMVQCFDWKVVGGDGPDGSKVNMDTKAGVTMSLDKPFLSNPVLHRNLFSA, encoded by the exons ATGACTGtcattcaatattttcttgccttCTTTGTCCTCTGGTTTATCACAATCTTCCTTCAATACATCTTCAAGAGAACCGGCAAGAAACCTGCCGGCTATTGCCCGCCTCCAAGCCCACCCACACTTCCTTTGATCGGCCACCTCCATTTACTAACCCCTGTAGCATACAAAGGATTCCATGCTCTCAACAATAAATATGGCCCTCTCCTCTATCTCCGTTTGGTCACATATCCTGCTGTTCTTGTCTCATCAGCTCCGGTGGCTACAGAAATCTTCAGAGCACAAGATGTCCATTTTGCCTCTAGAATAAAATCCCCCTTTGAGGATAATTTACTATTTGGAAGCTCAACAAGCTTTTTCAATGCCCCATATGGGGATTACTGgaaattcatgaagaaaatttgCATGACAGAATTGTTGGGGACCAGCCAGATGAAGAAGTTAAAGAATGTTCGACGCGAAGAAGTTGTGAGGTTTTTGAGTAAAATGTTGGAGATGGGTCAAAAAAATGAGGGTGCAGATTTGAGTGCCGAGGTATTAACACTAGCAAACAATAGTACTTGCAGGATGATTATGAGTGCTAGGTGTTCAGGGGAAGATAATCAGGCTGATAAGTGTAGAGAGCTGGTGAGTGAATCCTTTGATCTGGCTGCAAAGCTTGCTGTATGTAACTTGTTCGGTCCCTTGAAAAGGATAGGTATCTGGTTCTTGAGAAAGAAAATTGCTGACGTGCCTAGAAGGTATGATGAATTGTTTGAAAAAGTCATGGTAGAGCATGAGGAGAAAGCAAAGAGAGAAGGTCCTCACATGGAGAATAAAGACCTGATGGATATTCTTCTGGAGGTGTATCATGATAAAAATGCTGAAATGAGGATAACCAGGAAGCAAATGAAGACTTTCTTTCTG GATCTCTTCACTGGAGGTACCAGTACCACAGCAGATGCCATACTATGGATTTTAGGGGAGCTTGTCAACCATCCTGCAGCGTTCAAGAAGCTGAGAGAGGAGATAGATTCAGTTGTTGGGACAGAGAGACTTGTGGACGAAGCAGATATCCCAAACCTGCCTTATTTCCAAGCGTGCGTGAAGGAAGCAATGAGACTACATCCACCAGTGCCTTTATTCGATAGAGTATGCCGTGAAGACTGCAAACTTGCAGGATATGATATACCCAAAGGAATCACAATGATAATGAACGCATACTCTATCATGAGGGATCCAAAGATATGGGACAACCCAAATGATTTCATTCCAGAGAGGTtcttgaaagaagaagaaaacactgAGGGCCAAAACCTACAGGTTTACGTCCCTTTTGGCGGGGGAAGGAGAATGTGCCCTGGGACCAACATGTCCTCAAGTTTGATCAATGGTAGTGTTACAGCTATGGTTCAATGTTTTGATTGGAAGGTTGTTGGTGGAGATGGCCCAGATGGATCAAAAGTTAACATGGACACTAAAGCTGGTGTGACTATGAGCTTGGATAAACCATTCTTGTCCAACCCTGTTCTCCACCGCAACCTGTTTTCTGCTTAA
- the LOC133679778 gene encoding LOW QUALITY PROTEIN: cytochrome P450 705A22-like (The sequence of the model RefSeq protein was modified relative to this genomic sequence to represent the inferred CDS: deleted 1 base in 1 codon), with the protein MAAMTDVEYYFITFLLVLTSTFILQYILRRLTKHRTHLCLPPSPPALPLIGHLHYLSPAAYKCLHNLCSKYGPLLYLRLGSFPVLLVSFASMANEIFKTHDLNFAYKPKSPFEDSILFGTSSFFHAPYGDYWRFMKKLCLTELLGARQLERSRGVRREELVRFLRKAFEKAKKNEIVDLSKEIMTLTNNITYRMVMSASCSGQDNDVEKCVGLVRESFQLVAKMTLANLLGPLRKVGVFFFRKQLLDVPRRFDELLERIMEEHEERARRDGGEIENKDLMDIVLEAYHDKDAEVKISRTQMKSFFLDLFFGGTSTTAHSMQWLMAEMINHPQVFKKRREEIDSVVGRNRLVEDSDIPSLHYLQAVVKETLRLHPPASIITRLSREDCKFGGFDVPKGTLAVVNSHSVMRDPEVWDNPDEFYPERFLLAIPKEEADDKMGRKGQDLNFWSFGGGRRKCPGVNLAFSLINATVAAMVQCFDWKLDGAEYMARATWKLHQG; encoded by the exons ATGGCTGCCATGACTGATGTCGAATACTACTTCATTACCTTCCTCCTTGTGCTCACCTCAACCTTTATTCTCCAATACATCTTAAGGAGACTAACAAAGCACAGAACCCATCTTTGCCTCCCTCCAAGTCCTCCGGCACTTCCTCTCATCGGTCACCTTCATTACCTCAGTCCAGCAGCATATAAATGCTTGCACAACCTCTGCTCCAAATATGGTCCTCTTCTCTATCTTCGTCTTGGCTCCTTCCCTGTCCTCCTTGTCTCA TTCGCTTCAATGGCCAACGAAATCTTCAAGACACACGATCTCAATTTTGCATACAAACCAAAATCTCCTTTCGAGGATAGTATACTATTTGGAACCTCAAGTTTCTTTCATGCCCCGTATGGAGATTACTGGAGATTCATGAAGAAACTTTGTCTAACAGAATTGCTTGGAGCGCGACAACTAGAAAGGTCGCGGGGCGTTAGACGAGAAGAACTTGTTCGCTTTTTGAGAAAAGCGTTCgagaaagctaaaaaaaatgagattgtGGATTTGAGCAAAGAGATAATGACACTAACAAACAATATTACGTACAGGATGGTGATGAGTGCGAGCTGTTCAGGACAAGATAATGATGTTGAAAAGTGTGTAGGGCTGGTGCGAGAATCCTTTCAGCTAGTAGCTAAGATGACTTTAGCAAATCTTTTAGGCCCTTTAAGAAAAGTAGGTGTTTTCTTTTTCCGGAAGCAGCTCTTGGATGTACCAAGAAGGTTTGATGAGTTGTTGGAGAGGATCATGGAAGAGCATgaagagagagcaagaagagATGGCGGTGagatagaaaataaagatttgatGGATATTGTCTTGGAAGCATATCACGACAAAGATGCTGAGGTTAAGATAAGCAGGACTCAAATGAAATCTTTCTTTCTG GATCTCTTCTTTGGAGGCACTAGTACCACAGCACATTCGATGCAATGGTTAATGGCAGAGATGATCAATCATCCTCAAGTGTTCAAGAAGCGTAGAGAGGAGATAGACTCTGTTGTTGGAAGAAATAGACTAGTGGAAGATTCAGACATCCCAAGTCTCCATTATTTGCAAGCTGTTGTGAAAGAAACACTTAGACTACACCCACCAGCTTCTATAATTACTAGATTAAGCCGTGAAGATTGTAAATTCGGAGGATTTGATGTACCGAAAGGAACTCTGGCAGTAGTCAATTCGCATTCCGTGATGAGGGATCCAGAGGTATGGGATAATCCAGACGAGTTCTATCCTGAGAGATTCTTGTTGGCCATCCCCAAAGAGGAGGCCGATGACAAAATGGGAAGAAAGGGGCAAGACCTCAATTTTTGGTCCTTCGGTGGGGGAAGGAGAAAGTGCCCTGGTGTAAACTTGGCCTTCAGTTTGATTAATGCTACTGTTGCTGCCATGGTTCAATGCTTTGACTGGAAGCTTGATGGAGCTGAATACATGGCAAGGGCTACATGGAAGTTACATCAGGGGTGA